CAATATCCAGACCGTAGCTAACCGACTTCGGTGTGATTTTTGTGAAAATTGCAGTTCCTGAATAACCGGGTCTAACAGCATAATTATAGTATTCCTCGTATTCAGGCAGATCTATAACGGCTTGTCCTTCTTGCATCTTAATCTCCTGTAGACAGATTATGTCAGGATTCATAAGCTCCATCGAATCGAAGAAACCTTTTTTTATTACAGCTCTTAAGCCGTTTACATTCCAAGAAATAAGTTTCATAATACCTCCTAAATTCTAAAAAAACAAATGATTAACTCGTAAAATAGTATATCATATATTTTGAATTTATGAATTAGGATTTAGATTATGATTTCTAATGAAACTACACAAAACATTATAATTATCAATAAAACTTTATACCGAAGGTTTTATGATGTATAATAAAGAGTGGATTTGTATGAACAAAAGTATGGATTTAGATTAATTCAAGTGTGGAAAATTTTATCTCGGAAATTAGTGGTTTTAATATAAGAATATTTTATTGTATGAATTCAAATAGATAATAAAGACAGAATGGAGTGAAAACAATGGAAATTGGACATGTCATTAGTGGATTTAAACTGGTTGATAAAAAGAGACTCGATGAGGCAAATTCAAATGCATTATTATTCGAACATGTAGTTACAGGTGCAAGACTTTTAAAACTTGAGAACGATGATGATAATAAGGTATTTGGGATAGGCTTCAGAACACCTCCAAACGACTCTACAGGTGTTGCACATATAGTTGAACACTGCGTATTATCAGGTTCCAGAAAATATAAGACTAAAGAACCTTTTATGGATATGTATAAGACAAGCCTGCAAACTTTTATAAATGCAATGACTTTTCCCGATAAGACGATCTATCCTGTAGCCAGCAGAAATGCTGCAGACTTTAGAAACCTTATGGATGTATACTTGGATGCGGTATTCTATCCCATAATAGGTGAGAAAAAAGAGATATTTATGCAGGAGGGTTGGCATTATGAGCTCCTTGGAAAAGAAGAGCCAATAACTTATAAAGGCGTAGTTTATAACGAGATGAGAGGAGCAATGTCAACAGCTGAAGATCAGGTGCAGGAGTTTTCAAATCAAGCGCTTTATCCTGACAGCATTTACAGATTCAACTCAGGGGGAGAGCCTTATGATATCCCAAAACTCAGCTATGAAGATTTTGTAGATTTTCATAAAAAATACTACCATCCTTCCAATTCATATATCTATCTATATGGAAACGGAGATACTATATCTGAGCTTGAATATATTGAGACTGAATACCTTTCTGCCTTCGATAGATTAGAAATCGATTCATCAATTTCTGCTCAGCCTAGATTTGATGAAAAAAGATATTGCAGTTTTGAGTATTCAACTACGGATGAGGTTGAAAATACTGAAAGTGACTATTTAATCTATGGTGTTTTAACAGGTGACACTCTTGATGGCGAAACGAGAATGATGACTGAGATTTTGAAGGAAGCTCTTATAGACTCGGATGCAGCGCCAATAAAGAGAGCACTTATCGATGCCGGCATAGGCGAAGATGTCTTTTCGATGGGATATTCCGCAAAGGAGATACCTTTTGTAATAGCCGCTAAAAATACTTCAAAGGATAAAATTGTAGAATTTGAAAATATTATCGAAGAGAGCCTTAAAACACTGGTCGAAGAGGGAATTGATAAAAAACTACTGACCTCTACTCTTAACAGATTTGAATACAATCTTAGAGAAGCTTCCGGATATCATACCAGGGGTATTGTCTATTTCATAGAAGCTTTTAATAGCTGGTTATATGGACAGACTCCGCTTAATGCATTGAGCTTTAATGCTATGCTTGAAAAACTGAGAAGCGGTATAGAAACAGGTGCCTATGAAGACTTTGTCAAAAACAGGATACTAAGCAATAATCACAAGACAATAGTTGATGTAGTGCCGAATAAGGGTTTAAATGAACTGAAAGATGCAGAAGTCGTAAAGGAACTTGAAGAGTATAAAAAATCACTGTCAGAAGCAGAAATTGAAAGTTTAATAACTGAAAATGATAATCTTATAGAGATGCAATTAGCAGAGGATAGTGAAGAGGCAAAGGCGACAATCCCTAAGCTTTCGCTATCTGAAATCAATGAAAATTTGGAGAGGGTACCAAGGGAAATACTCGAGTTAAACGGTGCAAAAGTCCTCTACAATGAACTCTTTACAGCAGGAATCAACTATGCGAGCTTTTTGTTCGACATTGGTCACATAACTCCCGAGGATATCCCTTATGTGGCATTATTGTCGGAAATGTTGGGATCC
The sequence above is a segment of the Peptoniphilaceae bacterium AMB_02 genome. Coding sequences within it:
- a CDS encoding insulinase family protein; amino-acid sequence: MEIGHVISGFKLVDKKRLDEANSNALLFEHVVTGARLLKLENDDDNKVFGIGFRTPPNDSTGVAHIVEHCVLSGSRKYKTKEPFMDMYKTSLQTFINAMTFPDKTIYPVASRNAADFRNLMDVYLDAVFYPIIGEKKEIFMQEGWHYELLGKEEPITYKGVVYNEMRGAMSTAEDQVQEFSNQALYPDSIYRFNSGGEPYDIPKLSYEDFVDFHKKYYHPSNSYIYLYGNGDTISELEYIETEYLSAFDRLEIDSSISAQPRFDEKRYCSFEYSTTDEVENTESDYLIYGVLTGDTLDGETRMMTEILKEALIDSDAAPIKRALIDAGIGEDVFSMGYSAKEIPFVIAAKNTSKDKIVEFENIIEESLKTLVEEGIDKKLLTSTLNRFEYNLREASGYHTRGIVYFIEAFNSWLYGQTPLNALSFNAMLEKLRSGIETGAYEDFVKNRILSNNHKTIVDVVPNKGLNELKDAEVVKELEEYKKSLSEAEIESLITENDNLIEMQLAEDSEEAKATIPKLSLSEINENLERVPREILELNGAKVLYNELFTAGINYASFLFDIGHITPEDIPYVALLSEMLGSMDTERRAYTDLASEIYIRTGGIRFGVNIFNDRVKDGVFYPKFMVSTKILGEDFSKAVELIEEISLETKLRDEKRFKEIVREIKSQIDMSIYNSGQAVTMARLKSYFDSSAAYSEKVSGIDFYFFIQDIEKNMAEDANVYIDKIVEVYKKVFNPNGLVMNIIGDRKAVDGFLKSAESFVKKLDKTAYEPANLNIVADPKNEGIKSSANVQYVSKGSPLKAIGYEYNGKMSVLSSFLSRGYLHNTIRAMGGAYGAGITINNRSIATYSYRDPNLVETIKAYDEMAEFLENMELSQEDLTGIIIGTMSAFDPPRTAVQKGAQDLRMYLENLKIEEVEKYMSEALSTKVEDIREYAKMIKSAMEENYLCVLGASDTISKNEELFDKTINLKK